Proteins from one Fusobacterium periodonticum 1_1_41FAA genomic window:
- a CDS encoding tyrosine-type recombinase/integrase, translating to MNLVVLENFKKENVEIYLEYLNSCKSSNWETWETTYKTYCNNFKLFLVWFQKAYKNRLLLSKDTLLEMPTIIESYRNYCRNLGNSKRTLMNKTTAISTFYAWCVRRNKIKYHPFSEKLDRLRFTEKDKIRNSYFLTTEQILTVRLYMQVESKKYDLQDRILWELFLDSACRISAIHSLKLSQLDLENGYFKDVKEKEGYIVNAFFFNKCKELLKEWLKEREEKEIESEYLFIAKYKGKYAQMTQGAIRGRIKKLGKILGIEDLYPHTLRKTSINLINNLAGLGLASSYANHSSSGVTSKHYIQKVSATEIRNTLIVARKKLGIF from the coding sequence ATGAATTTAGTAGTATTAGAAAATTTTAAAAAGGAAAATGTGGAAATTTACTTAGAATATCTTAACAGTTGCAAAAGTAGCAACTGGGAAACATGGGAAACAACTTATAAAACATATTGTAATAATTTTAAGTTGTTCCTAGTATGGTTTCAAAAAGCTTATAAAAATAGATTACTTCTTAGTAAGGATACACTTTTAGAAATGCCAACAATAATAGAAAGTTATAGAAATTATTGTAGAAACTTAGGAAATTCTAAAAGGACACTAATGAATAAAACAACAGCAATTAGTACATTTTATGCTTGGTGTGTTAGAAGAAATAAAATAAAATACCATCCATTCTCAGAAAAATTGGATAGATTAAGGTTTACAGAAAAAGATAAAATTAGAAATTCATACTTTCTTACAACTGAGCAAATACTGACAGTTAGATTGTATATGCAAGTAGAGAGTAAGAAGTATGACTTGCAAGACAGAATACTTTGGGAACTTTTCTTAGATAGTGCTTGTCGGATATCAGCTATTCATAGCTTAAAATTAAGTCAATTAGACTTAGAGAATGGATATTTCAAAGATGTAAAAGAGAAGGAGGGGTATATAGTAAATGCCTTTTTCTTTAATAAATGTAAAGAATTGCTTAAAGAATGGCTAAAAGAAAGAGAAGAAAAAGAAATAGAGTCTGAATATTTATTTATAGCAAAATACAAAGGAAAATATGCTCAAATGACACAAGGAGCTATTCGTGGAAGAATAAAGAAGCTAGGAAAAATTTTAGGAATAGAGGATCTATATCCTCACACTCTTAGGAAAACTAGCATTAATTTAATAAATAATTTAGCTGGACTAGGATTAGCTTCAAGTTATGCTAATCATTCTAGCAGTGGTGTCACAAGTAAACACTATATTCAAAAAGTAAGTGCTACTGAAATAAGAAATACTCTTATTGTAGCAAGGAAAAAATTAGGTATTTTTTAA
- a CDS encoding M15 family metallopeptidase, protein MFVLSENSLEKLNGVHPKLVVFMEELIKESPYDFKITCGLRTAEEQNHEYQKGRTLLYDSNGNKLSKVSWCDGYKLKSKHQMKADGYGYAVDIAVLEKEKYTDKKTGEEKEKTVARWDYKYYKAIYDVAKSKGLIDKYGIVWGGNWKQKDLVHFQLGTADNIQFKR, encoded by the coding sequence ATGTTTGTTTTATCTGAAAATAGTTTAGAAAAATTAAATGGAGTTCATCCAAAATTAGTAGTTTTTATGGAAGAATTAATAAAAGAATCGCCATACGATTTTAAAATAACTTGTGGACTTAGAACTGCTGAAGAACAAAACCATGAATATCAAAAAGGAAGAACTCTTTTATATGATAGCAATGGGAATAAACTAAGTAAAGTTAGTTGGTGCGATGGATATAAATTAAAATCAAAACATCAAATGAAAGCTGATGGATATGGCTATGCTGTTGATATAGCAGTTTTGGAAAAAGAAAAATACACAGATAAAAAAACTGGAGAAGAAAAAGAAAAGACAGTTGCCAGATGGGATTATAAATATTATAAAGCTATTTATGATGTTGCAAAAAGTAAAGGACTAATTGACAAGTATGGGATAGTTTGGGGTGGAAATTGGAAACAAAAAGATTTAGTACATTTTCAATTAGGAACAGCTGATAATATTCAATTTAAAAGATAA
- a CDS encoding DUF1353 domain-containing protein produces MPELDEFNLKYYDGKDFILEKDYRYMIGEKLIHIPAGFKCDLASVPRIFRNVINTYGDHTKAAVIHDWLYRNGHNLGVSRKEADKVFLAVMKEQGVGFFKRQLMYRAVRTFGMFAYKED; encoded by the coding sequence ATGCCAGAACTAGATGAATTTAATTTAAAATATTATGATGGAAAAGATTTTATTTTAGAAAAAGATTATAGATATATGATAGGAGAAAAATTAATTCATATACCTGCAGGTTTTAAATGTGATTTAGCTAGTGTACCTAGGATTTTCAGAAATGTTATTAATACTTATGGGGACCATACAAAAGCAGCTGTTATTCATGATTGGTTATATAGAAATGGTCATAATTTGGGAGTAAGTAGAAAGGAAGCAGATAAAGTATTTTTAGCAGTTATGAAAGAACAAGGGGTCGGATTTTTCAAAAGACAGTTAATGTATAGAGCTGTTAGAACATTTGGGATGTTTGCATACAAGGAGGATTAA
- a CDS encoding histidine kinase, whose amino-acid sequence MELEITLTLLGMLGTSLITVGGVILGYHNYLMRQINKRLKKETYYIDQEKLDKQLEEIKNSFEKQKDEIKAMISKLGDKVEADYQKIYDHLLNCNRRNG is encoded by the coding sequence ATGGAATTAGAAATTACTTTAACATTATTAGGAATGCTTGGAACATCTTTAATTACAGTTGGTGGAGTTATATTAGGCTATCATAATTATCTAATGAGGCAAATTAACAAAAGATTAAAAAAGGAAACATATTATATAGATCAAGAAAAATTAGACAAGCAACTTGAAGAAATAAAAAACAGCTTTGAAAAACAAAAAGATGAAATAAAAGCAATGATATCCAAGTTAGGAGATAAGGTAGAAGCAGATTATCAAAAGATTTATGATCATCTACTAAATTGTAATAGAAGAAATGGGTAG
- a CDS encoding Panacea domain-containing protein — MFDAVQLAWFILRRCANSGTPISNLQLQKMLYFLQRANLQRENEALFFQNIRAWQFGPVVREVYYTFSVFSSLKIIPEDSDPNPVDIILEPFLLEEIDRRSTQRPWDLVDETHQKGGAWDIIFRDGLGNDKIIPLELIRNDG; from the coding sequence ATGTTTGATGCAGTTCAATTAGCTTGGTTCATTTTGAGAAGATGTGCAAATAGTGGAACTCCTATAAGTAATTTACAGTTACAAAAAATGCTATATTTTTTACAAAGAGCTAATTTGCAAAGAGAAAATGAAGCTTTATTCTTTCAAAATATTAGAGCGTGGCAATTTGGGCCAGTTGTAAGGGAAGTATATTATACTTTTTCAGTTTTTTCATCTCTTAAAATAATTCCAGAAGATTCAGATCCTAATCCAGTAGATATTATTTTGGAACCATTTCTATTAGAAGAAATTGACAGACGCTCAACTCAAAGACCTTGGGATTTAGTGGATGAAACTCATCAAAAAGGAGGAGCTTGGGATATTATTTTTAGGGATGGTTTAGGAAATGATAAAATTATTCCATTGGAGTTGATAAGAAACGATGGATAA